ATCCCTGAAATCGAGGGTTGTATTGTAGTCGCCGTAACTTAAAAAATTTCTCACACTTAGCGTTATAGGAACCATAGACCGCGAATCAATAATTATGTCGGTTTAGATAATATAACATTTCTCTAAAATATCATATATTTCAGGGTCTTTGACTTATCTAAACTGTTCAGATAACTTAAACAGCGATGGGTTTTTCCGATATTCTTTCCGTTATAAATCCTGATCTTGAAGAGATCGAGAGGGAGCTCGAGGCCAATATTAAATCCCCCGTGCCCCTTGTCTATGAAATCTCTAAATATCTGCTTGGAAGCGGGGGGAAAAGGCTCCGTCCTTCGGTGGTTCTTCTCTCGGCCGGCGCCTGCGGGCTTCTGGACGGGCGTGAAAGGATATATTCCGGAGCCGCGCTCGAGCTGATTCATACTGCGACGCTTCTACACGACGATGTCGTGGACGACGCGAAGCTGAGGCGCGGAAAAACCGCCTCTAACGTAGTGTGGGGCAACAAGGCAACCGTGCTTGTCGGGGATTTTATGCTCGCGCGCGCGCTGGGCTTGATTCAGTCCTGCGGGAACCTTGAGCTTATAAAGGCGGTAACGGACGCTGCCGCGAGGCTGGCCGAGGGGCAGGTGCTCGAGGTGATGAGCGCGAAAAACATGCTCGAAGTCTCCGAAGAGATATGTTTCGGAATAATTGAAAACAAGACCGCGTCGCTGATCGAAAGCTGCGGCAGGGTAGGGGCGATTCTCGCCGGGGCCGGAGACGAGGTAAAGCGGGCGGTCGGGCAATACGGCTTTAATCTGGGCATCGCGTTTCAGCTTGTGGACGACGCGCTCGATTATTCATCCACCGAAAAAGAGTTCGGCAAAGGTGTGGGGCAGGATCTGGTGGAAGGTAAAATGACGCTTCCTCTTTTTTATTCGCTCAAAGAGGCTTCCGAAGGCGAGAAATCGAGGATAAATGACATACTCATGAAGGGTGCCGGTTTCAGTGAGGATGAGCTGGATTTTGTAAGGGAGCTTGTGGACAGATACAAAGGGGTGGATAAAACAAAGGACGTTGCGAAGAATTTCGTTCACAAGGCGAGGAGCGCCGTTTCTTCGCTGCCGAACAGCCCGTACAAGGACTCCCTCAATATGCTTGCCGATTACGTTGTGGACAGGAAAAACTGACCGGGTCTTCTAAAACCATTACTTCCGGTTCATTTCAAACATCATTATATACGCGTCTTCCCCGGTGTCGGAGTAGTATTTTCGTCTCGTATGAATCGTCTTGAATCCGAATTTCTCGTAGAGATTTATGGCCCCGGCGTTGGATACGCGGACTTCCAGAAGCGCGTATTTCAGTCCGCAGCCGGATGAGTGATTGACGCAATCCCTCAGCATGCTCTCACCTATGCCCATTTTGCGGAAGTCGGGATGAACTGCGATATTCAGTATGTGCACCTCGTCGTATATGGTCCACGTAACTATGTAGCCCACAACCATTCCGCCGAATCTTACAACCCTGTTGTAGGATTTCTGCGATCTTATCTCTCTTTCGAATACGCGCCTGGGCCAGGGGGTGGGAAAACTTACATTCTCTATGGACACAATGCCGTCCAGGTCCTCGGGCGTGATTCTGTCTGTTTCGAATTTCGGGGCATTTTCCATATTATAATTTTTTCAGGTTCGAGCCTATATGTCCACTCATTTTAATATATTATGAAAAATTCTTGAAGTAGGCTTCGAGAAGTTTTTGAGCGGCCGCGAACGGGCTTGTTTTCCCTTCGGCCACTTCCTTCTCCAGTTTCCCCAGGTGCGCCGTGATCATCTCATTGTTGTAGAACTTATCCTTCAAGCCGTACAAGACCGCTTCGTGCATCCACTTTACCGACTGATCTCTTCTTTTTTTCTCGAATTCCCCGGTTTTCCGCGTGAGTTTCCGGTGCTCCGCTACCGTTTCCCATATTTCCGCTATCCCCTTATTCTCGAGGGACGAGCATGTCAAAACGGCGGGATTCCATCCGCTCTCCTTGGGGGGATACAGGTGAAGGACGTTTTGAAATTCCTTCTTCGAGAGCTCCGCGTTTTTTTCGTTAGCCCCGTCTGCCTTCGTGATTGCAACCGCGTCGGCCATTTCCATTATCCCCCTTTTCATTCCCTGAAGCTCGTCTCCGGCTCCCGTGAGCAGGAGGAGGAGAAAAAAATCGACCATCGAATGGACGGTAGTTTCCGACTGCCCTACGCCTACGGTCTCGACAATTATGGTGTTAAACCCGGCGGCTTCGCAGAGCATTATGGCAGCCCGCGTGTTTTTTGCCACTCCCCCGTGAGAGCCCGCTGACGGCGAGGGGCGGATAAACGCCCGGGGGTGAAGCGAGAGCTTCTCCATCCTTACCTTATCGCCCAGTATGCTGCCCTTTGAGCGCTCGCTCGTGGGGTCTACGGCTAGCACGGCAACGGTTCTTTTAACTTCCCGGGTCAGGTAAAGCCCGAATGATTCGATGAATGTGCTCTTGCCGACGCCGGGTACGCCCGTTACCCCGATTCTTACGGATTCTCCCGTATGCGGCAGGCAGCGGCTTATAATTTCCTGCGACAGCCTGCTATCCTCGGGCAGGGTGCTTTCGATGAGTGTTATGGCGCGGCTCAGCACGGAGCGGTCGCCCGAGAGTATGCCGTCTGTATAGTCTTTGGCGGTTAGTCTGCGCTTGCGTTTGAAGTTCAGGACCTTCCCCTCCCCGTCAGGGGAAAGGGATAGGGATGTTCCGGATTTTTTCCCTTCGTTTGATTTTTTCTTATCGGACAATGTCTAGAAACCTGCCTGCCGTTTGCTCACTCACTCTTTTTTCCCGTGAATCAATATTTTGAGTATATCCCGGGCCGCCTTTGAGATGACCGTGCCGGGCCCGAATATCGAGGTTACACCCGCGTTGTAGAGAAATTCGTAATCTTTTTTGGGTATGACTCCCCCTGCGACTATCATGATATCTTCCCTCCCCATTCCCTTAAGCTCTTTTACAAGCTCCGGGACAAGGGTTTTATGGCCGGCGGCGAGGCTCGAGATGCCGATTATGTGCACGTCGTTTTCAACCGCCTGGCGCGCCGCCTCTTCGGGGGTTTGGAACAGGGGGCCGATATCGACGTCGAAACCGAGATCGGCGAAGCTTGTGGCTATTACTTTTGCGCCTCTGTCGTGGCCGTCCTGTCCCATCTTCGCTATCATCAACCTTGGCCTTCTTCCTTCCAGAGCCGCAAACTC
This is a stretch of genomic DNA from Deltaproteobacteria bacterium. It encodes these proteins:
- a CDS encoding polyprenyl synthetase family protein; the protein is MGFSDILSVINPDLEEIERELEANIKSPVPLVYEISKYLLGSGGKRLRPSVVLLSAGACGLLDGRERIYSGAALELIHTATLLHDDVVDDAKLRRGKTASNVVWGNKATVLVGDFMLARALGLIQSCGNLELIKAVTDAAARLAEGQVLEVMSAKNMLEVSEEICFGIIENKTASLIESCGRVGAILAGAGDEVKRAVGQYGFNLGIAFQLVDDALDYSSTEKEFGKGVGQDLVEGKMTLPLFYSLKEASEGEKSRINDILMKGAGFSEDELDFVRELVDRYKGVDKTKDVAKNFVHKARSAVSSLPNSPYKDSLNMLADYVVDRKN
- the rimI gene encoding ribosomal protein S18-alanine N-acetyltransferase; this translates as MENAPKFETDRITPEDLDGIVSIENVSFPTPWPRRVFEREIRSQKSYNRVVRFGGMVVGYIVTWTIYDEVHILNIAVHPDFRKMGIGESMLRDCVNHSSGCGLKYALLEVRVSNAGAINLYEKFGFKTIHTRRKYYSDTGEDAYIMMFEMNRK
- the meaB gene encoding methylmalonyl Co-A mutase-associated GTPase MeaB, whose product is MSDKKKSNEGKKSGTSLSLSPDGEGKVLNFKRKRRLTAKDYTDGILSGDRSVLSRAITLIESTLPEDSRLSQEIISRCLPHTGESVRIGVTGVPGVGKSTFIESFGLYLTREVKRTVAVLAVDPTSERSKGSILGDKVRMEKLSLHPRAFIRPSPSAGSHGGVAKNTRAAIMLCEAAGFNTIIVETVGVGQSETTVHSMVDFFLLLLLTGAGDELQGMKRGIMEMADAVAITKADGANEKNAELSKKEFQNVLHLYPPKESGWNPAVLTCSSLENKGIAEIWETVAEHRKLTRKTGEFEKKRRDQSVKWMHEAVLYGLKDKFYNNEMITAHLGKLEKEVAEGKTSPFAAAQKLLEAYFKNFS